The Corynebacterium glaucum genome includes a region encoding these proteins:
- a CDS encoding DUF5808 domain-containing protein — MVFAILVAATTAIIALALALLPTLSPNGVVLGVRVPANQADNPAVRSALAGYRRAMITVGVIATCVAFVGSAYPPTAIAVPAGLLFGFAAAYSTQRQHLLRAKEDQGWFDGLHTAVSGRVARTQQEPCPVLAWALVLCSTAVTGLSALLVASRWDEIPAEFPTHYGPSFEPDAWAAKSVASVFSLSLVNVAVIALLAFFAWLITSGRVSRRADRTEDGLRRDIEAQHVGLRAAAVLTFVVVTGLAALQVVMPLPQFHDLLAPVTVAMLTLTTVCVIGLVASLVRVRVSSRQHAFATGDVESPDNDEHYKWGMFYYNPDDPAVIVDKRTGVGVDFNYATWQGQAFLAVTLATLVGGLVFAFAL; from the coding sequence ATGGTCTTCGCCATACTGGTCGCGGCGACCACAGCAATCATTGCACTCGCGCTCGCACTGTTGCCTACTCTCTCACCCAATGGAGTGGTGTTGGGTGTGCGGGTTCCCGCGAACCAGGCTGACAATCCTGCGGTCCGCTCCGCGCTTGCTGGCTACCGGAGGGCGATGATCACTGTCGGCGTGATCGCGACATGTGTGGCCTTCGTGGGGTCTGCGTACCCTCCCACTGCGATCGCAGTTCCGGCCGGGTTGTTGTTCGGATTTGCGGCTGCGTACTCCACCCAGCGTCAACACCTACTCCGAGCGAAAGAGGACCAGGGATGGTTCGACGGGCTCCATACCGCCGTCAGCGGACGAGTGGCGCGAACCCAGCAGGAACCATGCCCGGTGTTGGCGTGGGCATTGGTGCTGTGCTCGACCGCTGTCACTGGGCTGAGCGCGCTCTTAGTTGCCTCACGCTGGGACGAGATCCCTGCGGAGTTTCCCACCCACTATGGTCCGTCGTTTGAACCGGATGCGTGGGCCGCTAAATCTGTTGCATCAGTGTTCTCCCTTTCGTTGGTGAATGTCGCGGTGATAGCTCTGCTCGCATTTTTCGCCTGGTTGATCACCTCGGGCCGGGTATCAAGGCGAGCGGATCGCACCGAAGACGGACTCCGCCGCGATATTGAGGCGCAGCACGTGGGGTTGCGCGCCGCGGCTGTGCTCACGTTCGTCGTCGTGACTGGCCTTGCTGCACTCCAGGTCGTCATGCCGCTCCCGCAGTTCCATGACCTTTTGGCCCCGGTGACCGTGGCAATGTTGACGCTCACAACCGTGTGTGTGATTGGCCTTGTGGCAAGCCTCGTTAGGGTGCGGGTCAGCAGCCGACAGCACGCGTTCGCAACTGGCGATGTCGAAAGCCCCGACAACGATGAGCACTACAAATGGGGAATGTTTTATTACAACCCGGACGACCCGGCGGTGATCGTCGACAAGCGAACTGGCGTCGGGGTCGATTTCAATTACGCAACCTGGCAGGGCCAAGCATTTCTCGCTGTAACGCTGGCAACGCTAGTGGGCGGCCTCGTGTTCGCCTTCGCATTGTAA
- a CDS encoding GntR family transcriptional regulator, whose amino-acid sequence MHVITISPDASVPVFQQIHDAIVHAIATGELRTGDYLDSVRRVAKEFGINPATVQKAYDLLRQEGLIESASRSGSRIAAPPAQEPDIGSLRPALALAVAQGTAPKELKTLLDDELGRFIERMR is encoded by the coding sequence ATGCACGTCATCACGATTAGCCCTGACGCGAGCGTTCCCGTTTTCCAGCAGATTCACGACGCGATTGTGCACGCGATAGCGACGGGGGAGCTCAGGACTGGGGACTACCTCGACTCGGTCCGCCGGGTGGCAAAGGAGTTTGGTATCAACCCCGCGACCGTGCAAAAAGCGTACGACCTGCTTCGACAGGAGGGGCTCATCGAGAGTGCTTCGCGCTCTGGAAGTCGCATCGCCGCGCCACCTGCGCAGGAACCCGACATTGGTTCACTTCGCCCCGCCCTTGCGCTCGCTGTAGCCCAGGGCACCGCGCCGAAAGAGCTCAAAACGCTACTGGATGACGAGCTAGGCCGCTTCATTGAAAGGATGCGATAG
- a CDS encoding YhfC family glutamic-type intramembrane protease has protein sequence MNIFTLLTIQVAGLILLIAALWWVTKRRLGYRWATLGWGALAWPLSQVARMIVATPILIVLGKVLDPAALATASVVLMVVLSGVFEETARWLVLRFWAKTARQWRDGVGFGLGHGGIEAVLRLVYTAITSAILLTNQERFLSLAEMSGQKDAVVAVQQQIDDLAHLTLPLVTLSWYERALAIAFHVAMTLLILRAVREGKWQLWLLAVVLHSSFNALAMALLPLGLLPVYIALTVVAAGSLWAVLVGPVSRRSVEQHPPIN, from the coding sequence GTGAACATCTTTACGTTACTAACTATCCAGGTGGCGGGCCTCATCCTGCTGATCGCGGCGCTGTGGTGGGTAACAAAGCGGCGCCTGGGTTACCGCTGGGCCACCCTCGGCTGGGGAGCATTAGCTTGGCCGTTGTCGCAGGTTGCTCGGATGATTGTTGCCACTCCGATCCTCATCGTGCTGGGGAAAGTCCTCGACCCGGCCGCACTCGCCACCGCGTCAGTTGTGCTGATGGTGGTGCTCTCGGGTGTCTTCGAAGAAACCGCGCGATGGCTGGTGCTGCGGTTTTGGGCAAAGACCGCAAGGCAGTGGCGCGATGGTGTCGGATTCGGCTTAGGCCACGGTGGTATCGAGGCGGTTCTCAGGCTGGTTTACACGGCGATCACCAGCGCAATTTTGCTCACCAACCAGGAGCGTTTTCTGTCCCTGGCCGAAATGTCAGGCCAGAAAGATGCAGTGGTCGCAGTGCAACAACAAATCGACGATCTCGCACACTTGACCCTTCCGCTTGTCACGCTGAGCTGGTACGAACGTGCGCTCGCCATCGCATTTCACGTTGCGATGACGTTGCTAATCCTGCGCGCCGTGCGCGAGGGGAAGTGGCAGTTGTGGCTGCTCGCAGTCGTACTTCACTCAAGCTTCAACGCGTTGGCAATGGCGCTTTTGCCCCTCGGATTGCTTCCCGTCTATATTGCGCTGACCGTAGTGGCCGCCGGATCCCTGTGGGCGGTGCTCGTTGGGCCCGTATCGCGGCGCTCCGTTGAACAGCACCCTCCGATAAACTAA